The following are from one region of the Mesorhizobium sp. B4-1-4 genome:
- a CDS encoding L,D-transpeptidase: MQLRSFILLGLCAVLGLSSPAFAGVPANLAANQSVEKTDAINVAVKSDAAQLRLLKKKKNPTPADLAQIDKIEAKIAADKEDAKAKALEARKLAMREAAKAKAEAERQAFLANKGKSAPATDVAEAKPAKKTTKIIEPVTSIEPIQSAEPIPAEVMNVALTGNNGELRSETPGQKQNTGGGGLFAGLFGGTSSGSSISYLPETRALDSALAKRDAKKPFKVKPEFVPQDVEFTGYEAGTIVIDTSARRLYLVESSSTARRYAIAVGREGLQFKGTVAVGDKQEWPRWIPTLDMQKREPQHYGQYKDGMPGGGQNPLGARAIYLYDGKKDTHLRIHGTIAPQSIGTSASNGCFRMMNEHVMDLYSRVRIGTKVVII, encoded by the coding sequence ATGCAGCTTCGCAGCTTCATTCTCCTGGGACTTTGCGCCGTACTTGGCCTCAGTTCCCCGGCCTTCGCCGGCGTACCGGCCAATCTGGCCGCCAATCAGTCGGTCGAGAAAACCGACGCCATCAACGTCGCAGTCAAGAGCGATGCGGCGCAGTTGAGGCTTCTCAAGAAGAAGAAAAACCCGACGCCGGCCGATCTCGCCCAGATCGACAAGATCGAGGCCAAGATCGCCGCCGACAAGGAAGATGCCAAGGCCAAGGCGCTGGAAGCCAGGAAGCTGGCGATGCGCGAGGCGGCAAAAGCAAAGGCCGAGGCGGAACGGCAGGCCTTCCTGGCCAACAAGGGCAAGAGTGCCCCGGCGACCGACGTGGCCGAGGCCAAGCCCGCCAAGAAGACTACCAAGATCATCGAACCGGTGACGTCGATCGAGCCGATCCAGTCGGCCGAACCGATACCAGCCGAGGTGATGAACGTCGCGCTGACCGGCAACAATGGCGAGCTGCGCAGCGAGACGCCCGGCCAGAAGCAGAACACTGGCGGTGGCGGCCTGTTCGCAGGCCTGTTCGGCGGCACCTCTTCCGGATCGTCGATAAGCTATCTGCCCGAGACGCGCGCGCTTGACTCGGCCCTTGCCAAGCGAGACGCCAAGAAGCCGTTCAAGGTGAAACCGGAATTCGTGCCGCAGGACGTGGAGTTCACCGGTTACGAAGCAGGCACCATCGTCATCGACACCAGCGCCCGCCGTCTCTATCTCGTCGAATCGTCGTCCACCGCCCGTCGCTATGCGATCGCGGTCGGCCGCGAAGGCCTGCAGTTCAAGGGCACCGTCGCGGTCGGCGACAAGCAGGAATGGCCGCGCTGGATCCCGACGCTCGACATGCAAAAGCGCGAGCCCCAGCATTACGGCCAGTACAAGGACGGCATGCCTGGAGGCGGCCAGAACCCGCTCGGCGCACGCGCCATCTACCTCTATGACGGCAAGAAGGACACGCATCTGCGTATCCATGGCACCATCGCGCCGCAGTCGATCGGAACCAGCGCCTCCAATGGCTGCTTCCGGATGATGAACGAGCACGTCATGGACCTCTACAGCCGCGTCAGGATCGGTACCAAAGTCGTCATCATCTGA
- a CDS encoding CTP synthase, with the protein MNPMARYVFITGGVVSSLGKGIAAAALGALLQARGYRARIKKLDPYLNVDPGTMSPYQHGEVFVTDDGAETDLDLGHYERFTGRSANQQDNITTGRIYKNIIERERRGDYLGATVQVIPHVTDEIKNFVLNGNDDYDFVLCEIGGTVGDIEAMPFLEAIRQLGNDLPRNNAVYVHLTLMPYIPTAGELKTKPTQHSVKELRGIGIAPDILLVRADRAIPKEERRKLSLFCNVRESAVIQALDVPHIYDVPMAYHKEGLDSEVLAAFGIDPAPKPRMEPWQKVSDRIHNPEGEVTIAIVGKYTGLKDAYKSLIEALSHGGLANHVKVKLDWIESEIFEKEDPTPWLEKVHGILVPGGFGERGSEGKVLAAKFARERKVPYFGICFGMQMACIEAARSLAGVEDASSTEFGPTKEPVVGLMTEWLKGNMLEKRRETGDLGGTMRLGAYQADLAKGSKIADIYGDTQISERHRHRYEVNIDYKQRLEDCGLVFAGMSPDGVLPETVEYPDHPWFIGVQYHPELKSRPLDPHPLFASFIEAAVEQSRLV; encoded by the coding sequence ATGAATCCCATGGCGCGATATGTATTCATCACAGGCGGCGTGGTTTCCTCACTTGGAAAAGGCATAGCCGCAGCGGCCCTTGGGGCTCTCCTGCAGGCGCGAGGCTATCGCGCACGCATCAAAAAACTCGACCCTTACCTCAATGTCGACCCCGGCACGATGTCGCCGTATCAGCATGGCGAGGTGTTCGTCACCGATGACGGCGCCGAGACCGATCTCGATCTTGGCCACTACGAGCGCTTCACCGGCCGCTCGGCCAATCAACAGGACAACATCACCACCGGCCGCATCTACAAGAACATCATCGAGCGCGAGCGGCGCGGCGACTATCTCGGCGCCACGGTGCAGGTCATTCCGCACGTTACCGACGAGATCAAGAATTTCGTCCTCAACGGCAATGACGACTATGATTTCGTGCTGTGCGAGATCGGCGGCACGGTCGGCGACATCGAGGCGATGCCTTTCCTCGAGGCCATCCGCCAGCTCGGCAACGATCTGCCGCGCAACAACGCCGTCTATGTGCATCTGACATTGATGCCCTACATCCCGACGGCCGGCGAGCTGAAAACCAAGCCGACTCAGCATTCAGTCAAGGAATTGCGCGGTATCGGCATCGCGCCCGATATTCTATTGGTGCGCGCAGACCGCGCCATCCCCAAGGAAGAGCGCAGAAAGCTCTCGCTGTTCTGTAACGTCCGGGAAAGCGCGGTCATCCAGGCGCTAGACGTGCCGCACATCTACGACGTGCCGATGGCCTACCACAAGGAAGGGCTTGATTCGGAAGTGCTGGCGGCCTTCGGTATCGACCCGGCGCCGAAGCCGCGCATGGAGCCCTGGCAGAAAGTGTCGGATCGGATCCACAATCCGGAAGGCGAGGTGACCATCGCCATCGTCGGCAAATATACCGGCCTCAAGGATGCCTACAAATCGCTGATCGAGGCACTTTCGCATGGCGGGCTGGCCAATCATGTCAAGGTCAAGCTCGACTGGATCGAATCGGAGATCTTCGAAAAGGAGGATCCGACGCCGTGGCTGGAAAAGGTGCACGGTATCCTGGTTCCCGGCGGCTTTGGCGAACGTGGCTCCGAAGGCAAGGTCCTGGCGGCGAAGTTCGCGCGCGAGCGCAAGGTGCCGTATTTCGGCATCTGCTTCGGCATGCAGATGGCTTGCATCGAGGCGGCTCGCTCGCTGGCCGGCGTCGAAGACGCGTCCTCGACCGAATTCGGCCCGACCAAGGAGCCGGTCGTCGGGCTGATGACCGAATGGCTGAAGGGCAACATGCTGGAGAAGCGGCGGGAAACCGGCGATCTCGGTGGCACGATGCGGCTCGGCGCCTATCAGGCCGATCTCGCCAAGGGATCCAAGATTGCCGATATCTATGGCGACACGCAGATTTCCGAGCGCCACCGTCACCGCTACGAGGTCAACATCGACTACAAGCAGCGGCTCGAGGATTGCGGCCTGGTGTTTGCCGGCATGTCGCCCGACGGCGTGTTGCCGGAAACGGTCGAATACCCTGACCATCCCTGGTTCATCGGCGTGCAGTATCACCCCGAGTTGAAGAGCCGGCCACTCGATCCGCACCCGCTGTTCGCCAGCTTCATCGAGGCGGCGGTGGAACAGTCACGCCTGGTTTGA
- a CDS encoding DUF1697 domain-containing protein → MQTYVALLYSIGLGEGRRLVMSDLRAMAEDLGLKNARTLIATGNLVFEARAYKISSLEQRLETAFEKTFGRHVDIIVRGAKDWLKLAAGNPFADQSVDAGDQVAVRVMREPVPPDAAAALQAYAAADEKVLYVGGDIWVVFSRERPSSRLLAATNHKRLGIGTSRNWNTVCKLAEMVADKGVGQ, encoded by the coding sequence ATGCAAACTTATGTCGCGCTGCTCTACAGCATTGGCCTCGGCGAGGGGCGGCGCCTTGTCATGTCCGATCTAAGGGCAATGGCGGAGGACCTGGGCCTCAAGAATGCCCGGACGCTGATTGCGACCGGCAATCTGGTCTTCGAAGCGCGGGCATACAAGATTTCCAGTTTAGAGCAGCGGCTGGAAACAGCCTTCGAAAAGACCTTTGGCCGCCATGTCGATATCATCGTGCGCGGCGCGAAGGACTGGCTAAAGCTTGCTGCCGGCAATCCATTCGCCGATCAGTCCGTAGATGCTGGCGACCAGGTGGCGGTGCGGGTGATGCGGGAGCCGGTGCCGCCGGACGCTGCCGCGGCGCTGCAGGCCTATGCCGCCGCAGATGAGAAGGTGCTCTATGTCGGCGGCGACATCTGGGTGGTCTTTTCGCGCGAGCGACCAAGCTCGCGGCTGCTTGCGGCGACCAACCACAAGCGTCTCGGCATAGGCACGTCGCGCAACTGGAACACGGTGTGCAAGCTGGCCGAGATGGTCGCAGATAAGGGAGTAGGGCAGTAA
- a CDS encoding NCS1 family nucleobase:cation symporter-1 produces the protein MTIQGASPDLYNEDLAPAKIRNWGPFSIFNVWTSDVHSLWGYYLAASLFLFCGGFVNFIIAIGIGSLIIYALMNMVGYAGVKTGVPYPVLARASFGIWGANIPALVRAIVACFWYGAQTAAASGAIVALLIRSQWFADFNASTHFLGHSGLEVICFVVIWALQLLIIQKGMETVRRFQDWAGPAVWVMMLILAVYLCVKSGTFAFTSDIPMDVLKEKTKDAGVPGEPGSWTSLFAVAAIWVTYFSALYLNFCDFARYAPDKASLRKGNIWGLPINLILFSLVAGVTTIAAYDVYHEVLLHPDQISAKFDSWFLAALAALTFAVATLGINVVANFVSPAFDFSNVFPRRIDFKKGGYIAAIIALVLYPFAPWEGSAASFVNIIGATMGPIFGVMMVDYYLIRKGEVDVEALYREDGEFRFQGGWHVNAFIAAGIGAVFSSILPNFTNWLPSWWGVYGWFFGVAIAGIIYYVLRTAAVGAGARMAKA, from the coding sequence ATGACAATACAAGGTGCATCGCCTGACCTATACAACGAGGATCTAGCTCCCGCGAAAATCCGCAATTGGGGACCGTTTTCGATCTTCAACGTCTGGACGTCGGACGTTCATAGCCTCTGGGGCTACTATCTCGCCGCCAGCCTGTTTCTGTTCTGCGGCGGCTTCGTCAACTTCATTATCGCAATCGGCATCGGCTCGCTGATCATCTACGCGCTGATGAACATGGTCGGCTATGCGGGCGTGAAGACGGGCGTGCCCTACCCCGTTCTTGCCCGCGCTTCCTTCGGTATCTGGGGCGCCAACATACCGGCGCTGGTACGCGCTATCGTCGCCTGCTTCTGGTACGGCGCGCAAACGGCGGCCGCCTCCGGCGCGATCGTCGCCCTGCTGATCCGCTCGCAATGGTTCGCCGATTTCAACGCCAGTACGCATTTCCTCGGCCATTCAGGCCTGGAGGTGATCTGCTTCGTGGTCATCTGGGCGCTGCAACTGCTGATCATCCAGAAGGGCATGGAAACGGTGCGCCGCTTCCAGGACTGGGCTGGGCCTGCCGTCTGGGTGATGATGCTGATCCTGGCAGTCTATCTCTGCGTCAAATCCGGTACCTTCGCTTTCACCAGCGACATCCCGATGGACGTGCTGAAGGAAAAGACCAAGGACGCGGGCGTGCCGGGCGAACCGGGTTCATGGACCTCGCTGTTCGCGGTGGCCGCCATCTGGGTGACCTATTTCTCGGCGCTCTATCTCAACTTCTGCGATTTCGCCCGCTACGCGCCGGACAAGGCGTCACTGCGCAAGGGCAACATCTGGGGCCTGCCGATCAACCTGATCCTGTTCTCGCTGGTCGCCGGCGTCACCACCATCGCCGCCTATGACGTCTATCATGAAGTGCTGCTGCACCCTGACCAGATCTCGGCCAAGTTCGACAGCTGGTTCCTGGCCGCGCTCGCCGCCTTGACCTTCGCCGTCGCGACGCTCGGCATCAACGTCGTGGCGAACTTCGTCTCGCCGGCATTCGACTTCTCCAACGTCTTCCCACGTCGGATCGATTTCAAGAAGGGCGGCTACATCGCGGCTATCATCGCGCTTGTGCTCTATCCCTTCGCCCCGTGGGAAGGCAGCGCCGCGTCCTTCGTCAACATCATCGGCGCGACGATGGGGCCGATCTTCGGCGTCATGATGGTCGACTACTACCTCATCCGGAAGGGCGAGGTCGATGTCGAGGCGCTTTATCGCGAGGACGGCGAGTTCCGCTTCCAAGGTGGATGGCACGTCAATGCCTTCATCGCCGCCGGCATCGGCGCGGTCTTCTCGTCGATCCTGCCGAATTTCACCAATTGGCTTCCGTCCTGGTGGGGCGTCTATGGCTGGTTCTTCGGCGTCGCCATCGCCGGCATCATCTATTATGTGCTGCGCACCGCCGCAGTGGGTGCGGGGGCCAGAATGGCGAAAGCTTGA
- a CDS encoding DUF982 domain-containing protein gives MTAEIKPDVREPASSPFVGFGLKDIQCEPRLSWDRNGGPLPNPRSGDSNFGNGDAVQAMPDRSGSTAVRAAGGKGISARPQSGLSYPDDVASFFGGRFRPADFFKDFTFCVEPTARCRVSLGSIARNAIDREETMDYLHFFSPVRISRGQGHPVEEVDSVAEAMVFLRKWPAGRRGPVYQCALNCCSAALSGQMSAEEARKAFTGFARITRLLHDDMAMPIGSDSMASVHALRR, from the coding sequence TTGACCGCAGAGATTAAGCCTGACGTCAGGGAACCGGCAAGCAGTCCATTTGTCGGCTTTGGCCTTAAAGATATTCAATGCGAACCGCGATTATCGTGGGACCGCAATGGTGGGCCGCTGCCGAATCCCCGGTCGGGTGATTCGAATTTCGGTAACGGCGATGCTGTCCAGGCGATGCCCGATCGCAGCGGGAGCACTGCCGTTCGGGCGGCTGGAGGTAAAGGAATATCGGCCCGGCCACAAAGTGGCTTGTCATATCCCGACGATGTAGCCAGCTTCTTCGGTGGCCGCTTTCGACCGGCGGATTTTTTTAAAGATTTTACCTTCTGCGTGGAACCAACCGCCAGATGCCGCGTTTCATTGGGTTCGATCGCGCGCAATGCGATCGACCGGGAGGAAACTATGGACTACCTGCATTTCTTTTCGCCCGTGCGGATATCGCGCGGGCAGGGACACCCTGTAGAAGAAGTAGATAGTGTCGCCGAAGCGATGGTTTTCCTGCGCAAATGGCCAGCGGGAAGGCGTGGGCCTGTGTATCAGTGTGCGCTGAACTGCTGCTCGGCTGCCCTGTCGGGCCAGATGTCGGCCGAAGAAGCAAGGAAAGCGTTCACTGGCTTTGCCCGGATCACGCGGCTTCTCCATGATGACATGGCGATGCCGATAGGCAGCGACAGTATGGCAAGCGTACACGCGCTACGGCGCTAG
- a CDS encoding HlyD family type I secretion periplasmic adaptor subunit — MNQRTEPPPPASPQPAARPAVISGRDREFLPAAIEILETPAPPLSSVTMLTICAFFAAALAWSFYGRLDVHAVAPGKIDTAGHAKVVQPLDPGKIAAIRVENGQPVRAGDLLLELDPAEAAAEEKAKRDEFDAILAEIARRRFAIATARAVLDGPARSGEANEHEVVIAQLAQAAADPQPQIVWGTELPEAIRLREASVLTADINQLIGALQSLDKQSLQKEATRQRLGMSIAYQNKAIETLTKLVSTRQEALDRQVGSKVNLYDSTEQLEKSQSSLASDQGQLIETDAALKELASEKIVTLSQFAADNENKLADAERKADEAEQAVIKASARLAHTKLYSPIDGIAQEIAVTTVGQVVTTGQQLLVVAPTARALQVEALVANLDIGFIKPGQSAVIKVDAFPFTRFGVLHGTVTRVASAAVEEQEAKRGFANAAAAANTAGAAPAGQAGQPQNFVFPVTIALQEQAINIDGGMIPLASGMTVTVEIKTDSRRVIDYLLSPLAKVASEAFRER; from the coding sequence ATGAACCAGAGAACCGAGCCGCCCCCTCCCGCATCGCCACAGCCGGCCGCCCGACCCGCGGTCATCTCCGGCCGCGATCGCGAATTCCTGCCGGCGGCGATCGAGATCCTGGAAACGCCGGCACCGCCGCTGTCGTCGGTGACCATGTTGACGATTTGCGCCTTCTTCGCGGCCGCGCTCGCCTGGTCGTTCTACGGGCGGCTCGACGTGCACGCCGTGGCGCCCGGCAAAATCGACACGGCCGGCCATGCCAAGGTGGTTCAACCGCTCGACCCGGGCAAGATCGCCGCAATACGCGTCGAGAATGGACAGCCCGTGAGGGCGGGAGACCTGCTTCTGGAGTTGGATCCGGCTGAGGCGGCGGCGGAAGAGAAGGCGAAGCGCGATGAGTTCGATGCGATCCTCGCCGAAATCGCGCGCCGGCGATTCGCTATCGCGACGGCGCGCGCGGTGCTCGATGGTCCGGCGAGATCGGGCGAGGCGAACGAGCACGAGGTCGTAATCGCACAGTTAGCGCAAGCCGCGGCCGACCCCCAGCCGCAAATCGTGTGGGGAACCGAGTTGCCGGAGGCGATACGCCTGCGGGAGGCTTCAGTGCTGACGGCAGACATCAACCAGCTCATCGGCGCCTTGCAGAGCCTCGACAAGCAGAGCCTGCAGAAGGAAGCGACGCGTCAGCGCCTCGGGATGAGCATCGCCTACCAGAACAAGGCGATCGAAACGCTGACAAAGCTCGTCAGCACCCGTCAGGAGGCGCTCGATCGCCAGGTCGGCAGCAAGGTCAATCTCTACGACTCAACGGAGCAGCTGGAAAAATCACAATCGTCGCTCGCCTCGGACCAGGGGCAACTGATCGAAACCGATGCCGCGCTGAAAGAGCTCGCGAGCGAGAAGATCGTGACACTCTCGCAATTCGCAGCCGACAACGAGAACAAACTCGCCGACGCCGAGCGCAAAGCGGACGAAGCCGAACAGGCCGTCATCAAGGCAAGCGCACGCCTTGCGCATACCAAGCTCTATTCGCCGATCGACGGCATCGCACAGGAGATCGCGGTCACCACGGTCGGTCAAGTCGTGACCACCGGGCAGCAGCTCCTGGTCGTCGCGCCGACGGCGCGGGCGCTTCAGGTTGAGGCGCTCGTCGCCAACCTCGACATCGGCTTCATCAAGCCCGGCCAGAGCGCGGTCATCAAGGTCGACGCCTTCCCCTTCACTCGTTTTGGCGTGTTGCACGGCACGGTCACGCGCGTCGCCTCCGCGGCGGTCGAGGAGCAGGAGGCCAAGCGTGGCTTCGCCAACGCCGCAGCCGCCGCCAATACGGCCGGCGCCGCGCCCGCCGGCCAGGCCGGCCAGCCCCAGAACTTCGTCTTCCCGGTCACCATCGCGCTTCAGGAACAGGCTATCAACATAGACGGGGGGATGATCCCTCTGGCTTCGGGCATGACGGTGACCGTGGAAATCAAAACCGACAGCCGCCGCGTCATCGATTACTTGCTCTCCCCGCTCGCCAAGGTTGCTTCGGAGGCGTTCAGGGAAAGATGA
- a CDS encoding type I secretion system permease/ATPase — protein sequence MDSGLAGLAVIAGYYRIAADPAQMRHQLALTGRFAAAEDIVRGAISLDLRSRVLRSVKAKRLAAVPYPAMIGLKDGTFGVLAASPTKGLARLLDPIVRIARELPIEDIAALSSGEVVLVTRRLGGAGTDPRTFGFRWLLPSILRYRRPLAQVVIASLFVQLFALITPVFFQLIVDKVLVHKGVSTLTVLIVGLMTLGLFESVLQFLRAYTLSHTTNRMDVELGRRLFHHLFRLPLAYFETRATGQTVARVRELETIRGFLTGQGLTSLLDLVFTAIFFVVMFIYSPTLTLVVLGTIPVYLLIAVLIRPILREQINEKFNRGARSQQFLVESIVGAPTLKAASVEPMMQAQWEERLASYVRTSFDAGVTGALGQNLIQYVSKVTTALILLFGAQAVINGAMTVGELIAFNMIASQVVAPILRLAQLWQDFQQVQVSVARLGDILNTPPEPMPQNLLTLPPPRGGIDLRGVSLRYRPDAAEALRNVTLSIAPGEVIGFVGASGSGKSTLVKVVQRLYSPQAGQIMLDGIDIAQLDPGWLRRQIGVVLQENILFNRSIHENIALGDPAVARAWVIEAARLAGADEFIAQMPQGYDTIIEERGANLSGGQRQRIAIARALATNPRILIFDEATSALDYESERIVQENMRAIVRGRTVLIIAHRLAAVRPCTRIVGMERGAIVEIGSHEELLARKGGLYARLWALQSDQARGGA from the coding sequence ATGGATTCTGGCCTGGCCGGGCTGGCGGTGATCGCGGGATACTACCGCATCGCCGCCGACCCGGCGCAAATGCGCCATCAGCTCGCGCTGACGGGGCGATTCGCCGCGGCCGAGGATATCGTCCGCGGCGCCATCAGTCTGGATCTGCGCTCGCGCGTCCTGCGCAGTGTCAAGGCGAAGCGCCTTGCCGCCGTTCCCTATCCCGCGATGATCGGCCTCAAGGACGGCACCTTCGGCGTCCTGGCGGCCTCCCCCACGAAGGGGCTCGCGCGGCTGCTCGATCCGATCGTCCGCATTGCCCGGGAATTGCCGATCGAGGACATTGCCGCGCTCTCCTCGGGCGAAGTGGTTCTGGTCACGCGCCGCCTTGGCGGCGCGGGAACCGATCCCAGAACTTTCGGATTCCGCTGGCTCCTGCCCTCGATCCTGCGTTACCGGCGGCCTCTCGCCCAGGTCGTGATCGCATCGCTCTTCGTGCAGCTGTTCGCGCTTATCACGCCGGTGTTCTTCCAGCTCATCGTCGACAAGGTGCTGGTGCATAAGGGGGTGTCCACCCTGACGGTGCTGATCGTCGGCCTGATGACGCTGGGACTGTTCGAGTCGGTCCTGCAATTCCTGCGCGCCTATACGCTGAGCCATACAACCAACCGAATGGATGTCGAGCTCGGCCGGCGCCTGTTCCACCACCTCTTTCGCCTGCCCCTCGCTTATTTCGAGACGCGCGCAACCGGTCAGACGGTTGCGCGCGTGCGCGAACTCGAGACGATCCGCGGCTTCCTAACCGGACAAGGCCTGACCTCGCTGCTCGACCTCGTCTTCACGGCGATCTTCTTCGTCGTGATGTTCATCTATTCGCCCACACTGACGCTGGTGGTGCTCGGGACGATCCCCGTCTATCTCCTGATTGCGGTGCTGATCCGCCCGATTCTTCGCGAGCAGATCAATGAAAAGTTCAACCGCGGCGCGCGCTCGCAGCAGTTTCTTGTCGAATCGATTGTCGGAGCGCCGACGCTGAAGGCGGCGAGCGTCGAGCCGATGATGCAGGCGCAATGGGAAGAGCGGCTCGCGTCCTATGTCCGCACCTCGTTCGATGCCGGTGTCACCGGCGCGCTCGGACAGAACCTCATCCAGTATGTCAGCAAGGTGACGACGGCGCTGATCCTGCTCTTCGGCGCACAGGCGGTGATCAACGGCGCGATGACGGTCGGCGAACTGATCGCGTTCAACATGATCGCCTCCCAGGTCGTTGCCCCGATTCTTCGCCTCGCTCAGCTCTGGCAGGACTTCCAGCAGGTGCAGGTTTCGGTGGCGCGGCTCGGCGACATCCTGAACACGCCGCCAGAACCGATGCCTCAGAACCTGCTGACGCTGCCGCCGCCGAGGGGCGGGATCGACCTGCGCGGCGTGTCGCTTCGCTATCGGCCCGACGCGGCTGAGGCGCTGCGCAATGTCACGCTGTCGATCGCCCCGGGCGAAGTCATCGGCTTTGTCGGTGCGTCGGGCTCCGGCAAGTCGACGCTGGTCAAGGTGGTGCAACGGCTCTATTCGCCGCAGGCAGGCCAGATCATGCTCGACGGCATCGACATCGCCCAGCTCGATCCGGGTTGGCTTCGCCGCCAGATCGGCGTCGTGTTGCAGGAGAACATCCTGTTCAACCGGTCAATTCACGAAAACATCGCGCTCGGCGATCCCGCCGTGGCGCGGGCATGGGTTATTGAGGCGGCCAGGCTCGCCGGCGCCGACGAGTTCATCGCGCAGATGCCGCAGGGCTATGACACGATCATCGAGGAGCGCGGCGCCAATCTCTCGGGCGGACAGCGCCAGCGCATCGCCATCGCCCGCGCGCTCGCCACCAATCCGCGCATCCTTATCTTCGACGAAGCGACCTCGGCGCTGGACTACGAGAGCGAGCGCATCGTCCAGGAGAACATGCGCGCGATCGTGCGCGGCCGCACGGTGCTGATCATCGCCCATCGCTTGGCGGCGGTGCGCCCATGCACGCGCATCGTCGGAATGGAAAGGGGCGCGATCGTCGAGATTGGAAGCCACGAGGAACTCCTCGCGCGCAAAGGCGGCCTCTACGCCCGGCTCTGGGCGCTGCAGTCGGATCAGGCGAGGGGCGGGGCATGA